DNA from Polaribacter sp. NJDZ03:
TTAAAACAATTAAGGATACGAGTCATTTTTATCAACATATAGATTCTCCTTTTTCTAGAAAATTATTATTAAAAAAATTAATGGAGCAAACTTCTGTTTGTTTTGATACTGAAACCACTGGCTTAAAAGCCTTAGAAGTGGAGTTAATAGGTATTGCTTTTTCTTACGAAGTTGGTAAAGGATATTATGTTTCTTTTCCGGAAGATCAAGAGGAAACCAAAGCTATTTTAGAAGAGTTTCGTCCATTTTTCACATCCGATGCAATCGAAAAAATTGGGCATAATTTAAAGTATGATATTAAGGTGTTGTCTAATTATGAAATGCCTGTAAAAGGGAAATTATTCGATACCATGATTGCGCATTATTTGATTAACCCAGATATGCGTCATAATATGGATATGTTGGCAGAAACGTATTTAAATTACCAACCAGTTTCTATTGTAGATTTAATTGGTAAAAAAGGAAAAAATCAACTTTCTATGCGTGTTGTTCCTATTGCAGATCAAACAGAATATGCAGTTGAAGATGCAGATATTACATTTCAATTAAAACAACTTTTTACAAGCGAATTAGAAAGCGGAAATGTTTCTAGTCTTTTTAATGATATAGAATTGCCGTTGGTTTCTGTTTTAACTGCCATGGAAATTGAGGGAATTAACATCAATATCGATTTCTTAAAAGAATTATCTGTCGCCTTAACAGATGACATCAATAGACTTGAAAAAAATATTTATGAGCAAGCAGGCGAAGAATTTAATATTGCATCGCCAAAACAATTAGGTATTGTATTGTTTGAAAACATGAAGTTGGTAGATAAACCTAAAAAGACAAAAACGGGTCAGTATAAAACAGGTGAAGATATTTTATCCTTTTTAGCAAAAGACCATAAAATTATTAGAGATATTCAAGAATATCGTCAGTATAAAAAATTACAAAGTACGTATGTAGATGCGTTGCCAAATGAAGTGAATCCTAAAACAGGAAGAATTCATACGGAATACATGCAAGCAGTTGCTGCTACGGGAAGATTGAGTTCTAACAACCCGAATTTACAAAATATCCCTATTAGAACAGAACGTGGTAAAGAAGTTAGAAAATCTTTTATACCAAGAGATGAAAATTACGTTTTATTAGCTGCAGATTATTCTCAAATAGAATTAAGAATTATTGCTGCTTTAAGTGAAGAAGAAAACATGATGGAAGCTTTTAAAAACGGTGAAGATATTCATGCTTCTACCGCTGCAAAAGTTTTTAATGTTCCTTTAGATGAAGTTACGCGTGAACAACGTAGTAATGCAAAAACAGTTAATTTTGGAATTGTATATGGTGTTTCTGCCTTCGGATTAAGTAACCAAACAGATTTGTCTAGAAGTGATGCAAAAGAGCTAATTGATACGTATTACGAAACGTATCCGAAGTTAAAAGCATATATGTCTGCACAGGTAGATTTTGCTAGAGAACATGGTTATGTAGAAACGGTTTTAAACAGACGTAGGTATTTAAAAGACATCAATTCTAGAAATGCTATGGTTAGAAGTGGCGCAGAAAGAAATGCTGTAAATGCTCCTATTCAAGGTTCTGCTGCAGATATTATAAAATTAGCGATGATTAACATTCATAACCGTTTTGAGAAGGAAGGTTTTAAATCTAAAATGTTATTGCAAGTACATGATGAATTGGTTTTTGACGCGCATAAAGACGAGTTAGAAATTATTAGACCTATTATAAAATACGAAATGGAAAATGCTTTTAAAATGAGCGTTCCTTTAGATGTTGAAGTTGGAATTGGAGAAAACTGGTTACAAGCGCATTAGATTTTAAAAATTATAGACACCAAGTATTAAAGCTAAAAACAAGTTTACCACAAGAAATGGAATTAGATTATATTGAAAACATAGATGGTCACGATCAGAATATTGTCCGTTTATACAATTTTGACAAAGCAGAAGCAATCCTTTTTAGAGAACTAATTGTAGATACAGTTATCAATAAAAAGCAAAAATTAAATCTGGCAGCTGTAGATTTTATAACACCACGTAATTGTAATTTAATTTTTGGATTATTTAAAACTGATGAAGGAATATTGACAGAAGATAATGAGACTTTTTTCTGTATTTTAACTTTAGAAGGGTTTACAAATATAGCAAGACTTTTAGAGCCTTTTTGTAGAAAAGAATCTAAAGGATATGAGTATTTATATGAAATTGACAACCCTACAGATTTATTATTTTGCCCAACTGCTACTTTTGATGAGGAATAAATAATTTATAAATTTCTAACACTTTTAAATGGTTCTTTTGCTTCCTAAAATTCAGTTTCACTATAATTGATTGAAAATAAACAAGTTGATACTGTTTTTTTTCATTATATTTAGAGTGCTATAAACTGAAAAAGAATTTTGGAAAAACTACCAACTATTTATCTGGAACAAAAGAATCATAGAAAGGAAGATCATCTTTTGGTTAGATTTACCTATGATAAAAAGTTAGTTACTCTTGTTAAGTCTATTAAAGATACTTATTGGAGTCAAAATTTAACCGCTTGGTATTTAAAAAACACACCAGAAAATTTAAAGAAAATCACCACTCTTTTTAAAGGTATTACTGAAGTTGATACTTCTAAAATAAATAAAAAAATCCTTTTTAAAAGAGACTTAACTGAAAGTGAGAAAAAACTATTAAACACCTTTTATCTTTTTTTAAAAGGGAAAAGGTATAGTAAAAGCACCATACAGACTTATACTTTTTTTATTGCTGATTTTGTAAATTTCCACACAAAAATTCCTTTAGATGAACTTACCAATAGAAGTGTTGAACTTTTTATTGAAAAAGTTTTTATAGAACGAGATTATTCAATTAGCTCTCAAAGACAGTTTATAAGTGCCTTAAAGATTTTTATTATTTTTTGTCCACAAACCAAAATTAATGATCTTGTATTAGAAAGACCTAAGAAATCTAGAAAGTTACCTAGTGTTTTATCACAAGAGGAAGTTTTAGAGATAATAAGGTGTACACAAAACTTAAAACACCGAGCAATTTTAGCATTGATTTATTCTTGCGGATTACGAATTAGTGAACTTACAAATTTAGAATTGGTAGATTTTCATATTGAAAGAAAACAACTGATAGTAAAAAATGGAAAAGGCAGAAAAGACAGATACGTTAGTTTAGCAGATAGTTTTTTACCTCTTTTATCTAATTATTACTATTCTTACAAACCAAAGATTTATTTTGTAGAAGGACAAAACGGAGGAAAATATAGCACAGAAAGTGTGCGACAATTTTTAAGAAAAAGTTGTGCGAGAGCTAGAATCAAAAAGACAGTAACTCCTCATACTTTAAGACATAGTTATGCAACTCATTTATTAGAAAATGGTGTTGACATTAGATATATTCAATCTTTGTTGGGACATGCAAAACCAGAAACTACGATGATCTATACACATGTAAGAAGAAAGGATTTAATGGAAATTCAGAACCCTCTGGACATTGCTTTACAGAAATTAAATAAGTCCGATAAAGACAAGGGAAATGTTTTATTATCCCGGGATATTTAAGTAAAAATCAATACATTTGATTTAATATAAGCCGTTGCCAAAAACTGGTGAATCGAGCCGAATACAAGTCATTTATTTAAATATAATTTTGGCTTTTTTTTAGTTTGTAAATCGGAATTCTGAAAAAAGCGGAACACTCTCTCGCTAATCAAAATTTTGAAAAGTTGGAGAAGTTTTCAAAATTTTACAAAAAAGGAATTTACTCAAAAGCTGAAATCAAGATTGCGGAGAAATTACTCAAATATGAATTTCCATACTTTGCGGAATTGAGCAAAATACAGAACAAAAATTGTGTGGAATTTTCTCTAAAATATAATTTAGAAAGGCTGAGAATTTTCTGAAAATTAAATAAAGTGAAAATTATTGTCGGAATTAAGCACGTGAGAAAACAATCAGACGCTGAAAAACCAAAATTGCGGAATTGGAAATGTCTGAAAAATGGAAATTACTGAAATGCGTTGTTGTAAATTAAAAATAATCTGAAAAATGAACGAAATATGGAAATGGAAATAAAATAACGCATTTGGCAACACCTTGTATAAAAAATTGCTAAATTTGGCTTAATCAAAGGTTGTTGCATTTTAATAAACTCTATTTTTCCTGCGGAAAAATGCCGTTCATTTAAAACGCAACTTTCCATACAAAACAACGTTAGCTTTAATTGACGAGCAACTTTTGAAACATCAAAAAACATTGAGGTCTTTTTTATACAATCAAAACCTTAAGACAATAATAATTAATAAAAGTAAAATATGGAAATAGACAAATTAGACCTGAATGAGGTTTTAAAAAAATTTAAAAAAGATTTGGAAAGTTACAAAAACGCAAAAATCAAATGTGGAATTATTGGTAGAAGCGGAACTGGAAAATCATCTTTAATTAATGCTATTGCAGGAGAAGAAGTTGCCGAGGTTGGAGAAATCGAAACTACAATGAATGTTAACGAACCAATTGAACACGGAGGTTTACTATTTTATGACTTACCCGGTTGTTCAACTTCTAATTTTCCGAAAGAAAATTATATTAACGAATTTAATATTGAAGAATTTGATTGTGTTATTCTAGTTACAGCGGATAGATTTTATGATGATGACTTATTTTTAATGCAAGAATTAATCCGAATTAAAAAACCTGTATACGCCGTAAGAACTAAAATGGATTTTGCTGTAGATAGAGGTTTAAAAAGAGGAATTAATGAAAAAGAAACATATGGAAAGATTTATAACAATCTTTCTGAAAATCTAAAAGGATTCAGAATCAAAGGAATCTATTTAACATCATCTGACTATCCAAATGAGTATGATTTAAGTAAATTATTAGAAGATATTTATTCCAGTTTAAGTAATTTCAAAAAAGAAAGATTTATTGCCGACATAAATATCACTAGTGAAAATATACTTTTAGAAAAAAGAAAAATAGCAGATAAAATAGTTTCACGTTATTCTGCATTAGCCGCTGCTAATGGTCTAAACCCAATACCTGGACTTGACATCGGTGTTGACATAACATTAATGGTTAAATTGTCAAAAGAAGTTCAGAACATTTACGGACTGAATGAAGAACAACAAGAATACAACAAACAACTTTTAGATCAAAAAAGTATAAAATTGATTGCAAGTAAAGTTCTTCAGTACACTGCGAGATATGGTGGAAAAGAAGCAATTATGATTCTTTTGAAAAAAGCAAGCACAACATTAATTGCGAAAACAGCTTCAAAATGGATTCCTTTAGTGGGTTCAATAATTGCAGCTGGAATAGGATTTAAAATGACATCTTGGATTGGAAATGATATGATTGTAGATGCAGAAGAAATAGCACAAGAAACATTTAATTCATTTAAGAAAACGGAAAACAACTAAAGCTAACACCGTATAAAAAAAATTGCTAATAAAAGCCTACTTACGAAAGTTCTCGCGAACTTTCTTTGTAGGTTATTATTTGCTAACTTTACTACTAAACCACGCAACTTTTCTTATACAACAACGTTGTAAGTAATTTACCAGAACAATAGAAAATGAAGAAAATATTGACAAACGTTATTTTAATTTTTATAACATTAGCAAGTCAAGCACAGGTTAAAAAGATTGAATTAGAAAATCGTAATGGTAAATATTATGAAATAGGAAAAGAGATTCCTTTTACTGGAGAATCTTATACCTTCTATTCTGAAAACAAAAAAGAAACATTTACAGAATTCACTGATGGAGAATTGAACGGTGAAATGAAAAAATGGTTTCCTAACGGAAAAATTGAAGTTTCCGGAAAAATGGTTAAAGGAAAAAAAAATGGTAATTGGATAGCTTGGTTTTCTAATGGTAATAAACTGAGAGAAGGAATATACAAAGACAATAAAGAAGAAGGAAAATTTACTTGGTGGTATGAAAACGGAAAATTAAAAAAGAGAGGTTTTTATAAAAATGGAACTTCTAATGGGAAATGGACTTGGTACTTTAATAACGGACAAAAAGAGTCTGAAGGAAAATTATTAAGCGAAACTAATATTGGAAAATGGTTTTGGTGGAATGAAAAAGGAGAATTAATTCACGAAAAGGATTTTTCTGAAAAATTAGAAAATAAAGCCTTTAATAAATTAATAATTGGGAAATGGAATTATATAAAATCTACTGACAAAGAAAATAAATCTATTAAACACGTTATTCGTAAATACCCAAATGGGAAAGAAATGAAAATTGTTGCAAGTGGGCCAAATATTATTATTAAAAATGATGGTACTTACGAGAAAAAATTCACGAAAGAAAATACAGATTACGGGAATTGGGAAATGCTAAAAAAAGATGAAATTAAATTTGAAATGGTTATTCCTAAAAATTCTGAACAAGCAAAATTTATTGCTATAGCTCAAAAAGCTATGGGTAAAAAATGGAAAGAAGATGAAAAAGGAAATTATCTTGATTCTTCTACAAGTAAAATAATTTCATTAACAGATACAATAATGAAAATCGAATATGAAAAAAATTACGTTTTGATTTATAAAAAAGAATCCGAATAAAAACTACTTACAACACCGTATATAATTTATTGCTGGCTTCTCGCCTACTTACGAAAGTCCTCGCGGACTTTCTTGGTCGGTAATTATTTACTAAATTAGGTG
Protein-coding regions in this window:
- the polA gene encoding DNA polymerase I, producing the protein MSDQKRVFLVDAFALIFRGYYAFIKNPRINSKGLDTSAIMGFMNSLLDVIKRERPDHLAVCFDKGGSVDRVEMFEAYKANRDETPEAIKLAVPYIQEILKAMHIPIMVKAGFEADDVIGTLAKQAEKEGYKTYMVTPDKDFAQLVSENIFMYKPRFGGGYDIWGVDEVKEKFGVENPEQVIDFLGMMGDSADNIPGLPGVGEKTAKKFLATYGSMENLLANTHELKGKMKEKIEANGELGILSKQLATIMLDVPVTFNAKDFELDQPDKDKVTELFNELEFRNLLTNFLRTFAVENAEKANSVEDNKNTTDSSPLQSKKAAPLPEGQFDLFAAPGTGSVSEEAIASGFKTIKDTSHFYQHIDSPFSRKLLLKKLMEQTSVCFDTETTGLKALEVELIGIAFSYEVGKGYYVSFPEDQEETKAILEEFRPFFTSDAIEKIGHNLKYDIKVLSNYEMPVKGKLFDTMIAHYLINPDMRHNMDMLAETYLNYQPVSIVDLIGKKGKNQLSMRVVPIADQTEYAVEDADITFQLKQLFTSELESGNVSSLFNDIELPLVSVLTAMEIEGININIDFLKELSVALTDDINRLEKNIYEQAGEEFNIASPKQLGIVLFENMKLVDKPKKTKTGQYKTGEDILSFLAKDHKIIRDIQEYRQYKKLQSTYVDALPNEVNPKTGRIHTEYMQAVAATGRLSSNNPNLQNIPIRTERGKEVRKSFIPRDENYVLLAADYSQIELRIIAALSEEENMMEAFKNGEDIHASTAAKVFNVPLDEVTREQRSNAKTVNFGIVYGVSAFGLSNQTDLSRSDAKELIDTYYETYPKLKAYMSAQVDFAREHGYVETVLNRRRYLKDINSRNAMVRSGAERNAVNAPIQGSAADIIKLAMINIHNRFEKEGFKSKMLLQVHDELVFDAHKDELEIIRPIIKYEMENAFKMSVPLDVEVGIGENWLQAH
- a CDS encoding site-specific integrase yields the protein MEKLPTIYLEQKNHRKEDHLLVRFTYDKKLVTLVKSIKDTYWSQNLTAWYLKNTPENLKKITTLFKGITEVDTSKINKKILFKRDLTESEKKLLNTFYLFLKGKRYSKSTIQTYTFFIADFVNFHTKIPLDELTNRSVELFIEKVFIERDYSISSQRQFISALKIFIIFCPQTKINDLVLERPKKSRKLPSVLSQEEVLEIIRCTQNLKHRAILALIYSCGLRISELTNLELVDFHIERKQLIVKNGKGRKDRYVSLADSFLPLLSNYYYSYKPKIYFVEGQNGGKYSTESVRQFLRKSCARARIKKTVTPHTLRHSYATHLLENGVDIRYIQSLLGHAKPETTMIYTHVRRKDLMEIQNPLDIALQKLNKSDKDKGNVLLSRDI
- a CDS encoding GTPase; protein product: MEIDKLDLNEVLKKFKKDLESYKNAKIKCGIIGRSGTGKSSLINAIAGEEVAEVGEIETTMNVNEPIEHGGLLFYDLPGCSTSNFPKENYINEFNIEEFDCVILVTADRFYDDDLFLMQELIRIKKPVYAVRTKMDFAVDRGLKRGINEKETYGKIYNNLSENLKGFRIKGIYLTSSDYPNEYDLSKLLEDIYSSLSNFKKERFIADINITSENILLEKRKIADKIVSRYSALAAANGLNPIPGLDIGVDITLMVKLSKEVQNIYGLNEEQQEYNKQLLDQKSIKLIASKVLQYTARYGGKEAIMILLKKASTTLIAKTASKWIPLVGSIIAAGIGFKMTSWIGNDMIVDAEEIAQETFNSFKKTENN
- a CDS encoding toxin-antitoxin system YwqK family antitoxin — protein: MKKILTNVILIFITLASQAQVKKIELENRNGKYYEIGKEIPFTGESYTFYSENKKETFTEFTDGELNGEMKKWFPNGKIEVSGKMVKGKKNGNWIAWFSNGNKLREGIYKDNKEEGKFTWWYENGKLKKRGFYKNGTSNGKWTWYFNNGQKESEGKLLSETNIGKWFWWNEKGELIHEKDFSEKLENKAFNKLIIGKWNYIKSTDKENKSIKHVIRKYPNGKEMKIVASGPNIIIKNDGTYEKKFTKENTDYGNWEMLKKDEIKFEMVIPKNSEQAKFIAIAQKAMGKKWKEDEKGNYLDSSTSKIISLTDTIMKIEYEKNYVLIYKKESE